Within the Dialister hominis genome, the region TGTCCGCAAATCTTTAAACAATCTGCTGAATGATATCAAATCTCACAAATTGCTCGAGGATGTCGAATTCATGAAAATTGCAAAGGAACTTGGCAATGAGGTTGTTAATTTCATCAATACTGATTTAGCTGAATTGCAGAAATCTGCCGAAGAAAAAATCAGTGCAGCAGTTGATGAAAGAGAACTGCAGGATGCCAAAGTATTTTATCTTGGCAAGAAAGGAAAGCTGACCGCAATCCTTAAAAACATGAAAGACGTTCCCGCAGACCAGCGTCCGGTTATCGGCACTGCAGCGAATACAGTCAGGGCTGCTGTTGAATCTTTCATCGGTGAAAAGCAGGCACAGCTTAAGGCAAAGCGTCTCGAAAGCCAGATTAAAAATGAGACCGTTGATATTACACTGCCCGCCAGACACCATAAGGCCGGCCATGTCCATCCATTGGACAAAGCTTTGAGAAAGATCATGGAATCCTTTGTTCGTATGGGTTACTCTGTCGAAGAAGGACCGGAAATCGAATCGGATTATTATAACTTTGAATGCCTCAACCTGCCGAAAGATCATCCCGCCAGAGATATGCAGGATTCATTCTACATAACAAATGAAATTCTCTTAAGAACACACACTTCTCCGGTTCAGGCCCGCACCCTTAGAAGACATGAACCAAACTCTCCAATCAGAATGATTGCTCCTGGCAAAGTTTTCCGCTGGGATAATGATGCTACACATTCTCCTGTATTCCATCAGGTAGAAGGCTTAGTCGTCGATAAGGGCATCAGCTTTGCTGATTTGAAAGGAACACTGGAAATTTTCTTAAAGGATCTGTTTGGTTCCGATACAAAGATCAGATTCAGAGCCAGCTACTTCCCGTTCACAGAACCATCTGCTGAAGTCGACATCTCCTTTGCTTCCAGAACTCATGATGAGGGCGGAGATCCTGACTGGCTGGAAATTCTTGGCTGCGGCATGGTGCATCCTCAGGTATTGAGCCTTAACGGGTATGATCCGCAGCAGGTGAGCGGCTTTGCCTTCGGTATGGGTATTGAACGTATTGCCATGCTGCTTTACGGAATTGATGATCTTAGAAACTTCTATGAAAATGATGTAAGATTTTTGGAACAGTTCTAAGACAGAGAGGGGATATTAGAATGAATGTATCTTTAAAATGGCTGAGTACATTAGTTGATATAAAGGGCCTTGATGCTGAAGAAATGGCCGAAACTCTGACTATAGACGGAATACCGGTTGAACATGTCATTTATCCGGGAAAGAACCTCAGGGGCGTTGTAACCGGGGAAATACTCAGCGTTGACAAGCATCCTGATGCAGACCGCCTTTTAGTCTGCAAGGTCAATGTTGGAAGCGGCAAAACCGTTCAGATTGTTACCAGTGCACATAATGTTGAACCGGGACAGATTGTACCGGTCGCTCTGGATGGTGCACATGTGCCGGCAACTCATGATGCAAGCCAGCCTTCGGGTCTGAAATTTGGTGATACACTGATCAAGGCAGGAAAGCTCAGAGGTGTTGAATCTGCCGGAATGATGTGTTCCGCTGGTGAGATGGGCCTTGATTTGAATCTTTATCCTGAACTTAATAAGGAAGGTATTCTGATTCTTCCCAAGGATACACCTGTAGGGAATGATATTCATACCTTATTTGACTTGGATGACGTTGTTTATGAAATGGAACTGACTGCCAACAGAGCCGACTGCTTCAGTATGATAGGTATGGCGCTTGAAGTTGGTGCAATTTTCAACCGCAAGGTCACTTTGCGGGAAATCGCAGTCAGGGAAACGGGTCTCCCGATTGCTGGCCGCGCTTCCGTTCATATCAGTGATTCCAAATACTGCAAGCGTTTTTGCGGACGCCTCCTGGAAAATGTCACCATTACACGTTCTCCTGTGTGGATTGAAAACCGCCTGAGAAGCAACGGAATCAGGCCAATCAATAATGTGGTTGATGCGGCCAATTACGTTATGCTCGAAATCGGGCAGCCTCTTCATACGTATGATTATGACAAGATTGACGGCCATTCATTGACATGCCGTCATGCAGAAGAGGGAGAAAAGATAGTAACCCTCGATGAAAACGAGAGAATCTTATCCTCTTCCGATCTTGTTATTTCTGATGGAAGCAATACGGCTGCATGCATCGCCGGTGTCATGGGAGGACTGAATTCCGAAGTTACGGAATCGACGAAGAACGTCCTCCTGGAAGCAGCTGTTTTCGACAGCGCATCCATAAGACGTACTTCACGCCGCCTGGGCCTTCGTTCTGAAGCGTCCGGCCGTTACGAAAAGGGAATCAACCCTGCAAGAACGGAAATGGCCATTAATAGAATCTGCCAGCTTCTGGAAGAACAGGGAGCCTGCCAGGTTGCATCCGGAATGGTTGATGAATATCCGGTCAAAGCTGAGCCGCAGATCATCGTTACATCTGTAAGAAAAATCAATGAATATATCGGCATTGAAATTCCTGCTGAAAGAATCATCAATATCCTGACCAGCCTTCATTTCGATGTCAAGGAATCGGAAGGAACGCTTGCGGTCACTGTTCCTGATTTCAGGCTTGATCTTGAAGGAATGCCTGATCTGGCAGAAGAAGTGGCAAGAGTATACGGGTATGCGAATATTCCTAATAAGACCCCATGGAGTGCTATTAAGAAGGGCAGCATCTCAGATGAGCAGAAAGTTCTCTTCAATATCAGCGATACCTTGATTGCCGACGGAATGTCTCAGGTTGTAAATTACAGCTTCATGGATAAGAAGGAACTGAAAAAGCTCAACTATCCTGAAACGGATAAGGTTTACAACGCAATCAAGATCATGAATCCTATTTCAGAAGAATATCCTGATATGAGAACAACGCTGCTGCCAGGACTTCTTCACACTCTGGCTTACAATCTGGCACAGCATAATGAACAGATTTCTATCTTTGAACATGGACATGTTTATCAGCCAAAGTCGCTTCCATTAACAGAACTTCCTTATGAATATGCACTGGTTTCCGGTCTGCTTTGCGGTGGTCCTGAAGAAAAAGGATATCCAAACAGCAACAGGGAATATGATTTCTTTGATGTCAAGGGAATCATGGAAGATGTATTCAAGGCACTGAACATCAAGGGGTATGAAACTGTAAGGTCCACATATCCTGTATTCCATCCAGGTATTTCTGCGGACTTTGTCAAAGATGGAAAGGTAATCGCTTCTTTTGGCGCATTGCATCCTTCCGTGCTGGATCAGATGAATATAAAGAAAAAGGTTTTCGGTTTTGTCATTTCCATTCCGGAAGTCCTTGGCATTGTCGATGAGGTCATAGATTATCATAAGATTCCTAAATTCCCATCCTCGACAAGAGATCTGTCAATGATGGTTCCGACGCAGTACATGAATATTGATGTAGAAAAGATCATTCATGATGCAGCAGGAGATAATCTGGAATCCCTGTATCTGTTCGATCTGTATCAGGGAGAACAGGTTAAGGAAGGCTTCAAGAGCATGGCCTACAAACTGTCTTTCCGCGCAGCAGACAGAACCCTTACCGATGCAGAAGTGGATCAGTGGGTGAACAATATTGTCAATGCACTTGCAAAGGCAGGAATTAATTTAAGAGCGTAACACCAATAAAAAAGGAGCACATGCCGAAAAGGCAGTGCTCTTTTTTTAATTGGTATGGATCCTGATAAACGAATATATTGAACCGCAGAAGTTATTCCGGCCCAAGTCCGCCTCTCTTTTCATTCCGGTGGACAATGTAGCTGGCTACTTTCTTTCCGGCAGCCGACATCTGATGTCCTGTATTTTTGAACTTATGCATCGTTGTCGATTTCGAATGGATATTAGGCTTCATATCAGGATTTATATTTCCTCTCTTGACTGAGGTTGCCCTGATTTTCTCCGGATGGAAATAGTTTCTGAGCATCACCATGGTCCGGGTCGGTTTTAAATCTGCATCAAAGCTGTAAATATCCACGGCTGCATAACAAAGCTGCGGGTAAGCATGTACGCAGATATGAGATTTATCTCCGTAAGCAGCAATGATTACCTCATCTTCGCTTTCATGGCAGAAGTTTTCTTTTAATGTCATTCCGATTTTTTCAGCAGCATCAATCATGGCTGCAAGCAGATCTGGTGACGAATCTATAGAAGAAGGTCTGCATCCATAGCAGTCAACCAGCAAATGCTTTCCGATATAATTATCCATATACATATCCCTCTATACAATGAATTGATTTTCTTTATTAAATTATAACAGAATATCCGATTTCATGCATTTATTTTGCAATTGTTTGCATTATCAAGAGCGTTAAACGGACGAAAGCAGAAAATCCTGACTGAAAACTTAATAAAATTTCAGGAAAGTGATCCGTAAAAAGAATTTTTATACAGAAATCATTGACCTTATTCACTAAATGCTTTAAAATTTATAATAAATATTCATAGGATTTAAAGTATGTCTATTCATTTGCAGGGATCTCATCTTGAACCGATGACTGAAGACTCCTGCAAAGGAAGCAATAGGAAAGGTAGATATAATGAAAAGATATAGAATAATGAAGATAAAGGAAATCATACAGAATCAGGTCATTGAAACGCAGGAAGAATTGGCCGCTGCTTTGAAAAAAGAGGGGATCGTAGTTACACAGGCAACTGTATCCAGAGATATCAAGGAGCTTATGCTGATTAAGGTTCCCTACAAGGACAGGCATTACAGATACGCTTTATCTGATGAAAAGCAAAATGTCATGCCCAAGAACCACACAGCCATGTTGTTTCAGCAGGCAGTCACAAAGATTGACAGCAGCATGAATCTTGTCGTTTTACACACGATTCCCGGTTCCGCATCGGCAGTTGCATTTGCTATCGATCATGCCAATTCTGATGTGGTTATAGGAACGCTGGCCGGGGACGATACGATTCTGATCATTTTGAAGAGCCCGGAAGACGTTCCTGTCTTTCTTGAACATATTCAAGGACTCTTAAAGTCATAAAAGTGAGGCGGTGAACAATGCTTCAAAGTCTTCATATCATTAACTTTGCAATCATTAAAGATACTGTTCTTGATCCGGCATCCGGCGTGACAATCTGCACGGGCGAGACCGGATCGGGAAAGTCTATCGTTATTGATGCACTGGCAGTTTTAATGGGAAGGCGTGCAAAGACTGATTTCATACGTACGGGAGCCGATTACTTCAAAATTGAAGGTGTGTTTTATGTAGATGACACTATCATCGAAGATCTTCAGAAGGAAGGGATCGATACCGACGGCAATCAGCTTATTTTATCCAGAAGACTCAATAGGAATGGAAGAGGCATATGCACAATTAATGGCAATTTCTGTACGGTTCGCCAGCTGCAGAGTCTGGGAAGCAAGCTCGTGAGGCTTCACGAGCAAAATGATAATATGGAACTTCTGTCGATCCCGTTTTGCGAAAGAATGGTGGATACAGGTACTCCGGATGTCATAGCATCATATAAGAAATACCGGGAACTATACAAAGAATGGAAAAAATTAAAAGATGATCTCGATGATTATAAGTTAAGGAAACAGGAGAGAGAACGCAGGCTTGATACCCTGGAATGGGAACTCAACCAAATCAATGCAGCAAATCTCCATGAGGGAGAGGATGAAGAGGTAACCAGCAAGCTAAATATCCTCCAGAATCATGAGAAGATCCTGAGGGCATTGCAGGGAGCACTGGATATTATCACAGCTGATAATGGGGTACAGGATTGTATAGCAAAAGCGGTCAAGGAGGTATCCATTGCCTCTTCCTATGACAACTCCATTGCATCACTCTCGGAATCCTTGGATTCAGCAGCATATTCTCTGGAAGACGCAATTACGGGAATTGAATCATACTTGTCAGGCAGTGATTTCTCCGAGGAGGAACTTAGCGGGCTTCAGGAAAGAAATGAAGTTATTCTTGAAATGAAGAAAAAATTTGGCCCTGCCATTAAGGATGTAATCGCATATGAAGCCAATGCAAAGGCAGAGTATGACTCCCTCAAGGAAATTATTTATGATAATGACAGTATGCGGGAAAAATTCAGCGTATTGACGAAGATGGTTATGCAGGCAGCAGAATCATTGAATCACTTAAGACAGGTTTCCTCCGCCAGAATCCTGAACCGTGTAGTCGATATCTTGAAAGATATGGGTATGAATAATGCCAGGATGGAGCTGCACCTCGTACCTGCGAAAGAACCAGTTCCCAACGGTGCTCTTGAAATGGAATTTTATTTTTCCGCCAATACGGGCGAACCTTTAAGAAGCATGAAGGATACAGCGTCCGGCGGCGAAATATCCAGAATTGCGTTAGCCATTGAAATGGTGATTTCCAACCTCTTGAAAAGACAGACACTGATATTTGATGAAATTGATGTGGGCATCAGCGGGCGTGTTGCTATTCAGGTCGCGAAGAAAATCGGAATTCTATCCAAATCTCTGCAGATCTTATGTATTACGCATCTTCCCCAGACCGCATGCATTGCGGATAAGCATTATAAAATTGCTAAGAAAGTCATTGACGGGCATACTTTTGCTGAGGCAGACCTCCTTAATGAAAGCCAGCATCTGAATGCCATTGCTCTGATGATTTCCGGCACCTATGATTCGGCAAGCGCCTTAGAGTCTGCCAGAGAAATGGAAAAAAGCGTCAAAAACGGTTAATAAAAAAGGAGACCAGTTTCAAATGCGGTCTCCTTTTCTGCTGCAGATTTTTATTTATTTATATAGACGGTCGAGATATCCGTACCTTCGGATACATTGCTTCCCTTAGCCTGCACGGGAACGGAAGCGGATTCGGCTTTTGCTTTCTGCTGTTCCTGAGCTTCTTTCAATTTTCTGGCAGCTTCCTGCTCTTCTTTAAGTCTCTTGGCTGCCTGCGTCATATAGACGGGGTATATAGGATTCGGAGAGACTTTTGCATCAATTTCAAACAGGCGGTTCCATGGGAAATCTGCTGAAACGGTGGCCGGATTCAATCCTAATTTTCTCTTCGCAAAATCCTGGACTTCAGCTATCATTTCTTCCTTGATATCCGGGGTAGGGATATAGTTTGTATGCTGAGATTCACACATTCTGGTTATATCCTTGCGGATATTTGCCTGATAAGCCCAGTTGTCGAGATATTGCTCGGTAAGCATATCTTTATGATCCTGCGCGGACATGTCAGGAGCCAGGATAGCCTGTGCGATGGCAAATCCGATTGTATTCGACGCAGTATTCCATCCGTCATAGGCAGCTACTTTGTAGAGAATGTCATGCTTCTGCATAAGCTTCATTAAAGTATTATCGGAGCCGTTTGCAAAGTAAACATCAACCATGGCAACCGGGATTCCGCGATCGATAATGCTGTCGACCTGGTTCATGAAATCTGTTGTGCTTTGTTTCATCATGCCGTAGTTGCTGAATGTTCCGGATTCTCCAGTCGAAACAAGAGGCGTATTAACGGCAAGCATAATATCCGGTGTGTTCTTTTTGATAATCGTTCCGCCGGCCGCAATGACATGTTCTTCTATCGTCTTTCCAATCGGCTGATTCTCATAACTTGGAACCGTATCTTCTTCACGGCCTAAAGGATAGATTACAGAAAATGTCGGCTTCAGGTGATTGGCATCATTGTGGTATCTGGCAATTAAAAGCAGGGCCAGCTGATCGGCGCCTGGGAAGGAACCGTAAATTTTAGGGGAGAGTCCCTTCGCATCCTTGGTCAGGTATCTGGACTCCAGAGCGGACTGAGAGTTCTTGCTGTTATCATCATGTCCTTTGCAGAAGTACGCAAAAACACCTTCCCGTGTATCTTCGATCAGTTTCCTGTTGATGATTGTATTTTTAGTTCTTCTTTTATACCAGTCCTGAAGGTATTCTGAAGGGACAGAGAGTTTCAAAGAAAGAAGCTCAGCAGTTTCAGCATTGGAGATCGTCCCGATATCCATTTTGTCCTGCAGAGCAGAAATTCTGTATAATGATGTCCCGTAGCTGGTATAGTAATAGGGCTCTACTCCTCCGCTGGAAGCATAAGGAGTTCTCATAATTGTACCGAATGCATAAATCGGAACACTCGGGAATCTTCTGTGAAGTGTGCGGATTCGGTCAGCTCTGTTCTCCAAAGTCTCAAGTGATTCATTATGTTTTCTGGAATCAACGAGTCCTCCGTAAATCAAGGTATCAGTGGAGAGGATGGCAGCATCTGCTTTGCCTATGTTCCTGTCTACCCATTGCCAGATAAGATCGGGGCTTCCCTGATAATTTTTCCCGGACAGATATGCGTCCGGAGGCGTAAGGACCGTATAGCCTGCCTTTGTTGCTGTTGAAACTGTATAAGATAAGCTTACGGGACGGTTATCCTGAGGAACCAGAAGCAGGGTCTTGGCATCGGAAGATAGAATCCCGCCTGCAATGAAAAGAGCAGAGGCCAATACGAATAGTTTTCTTTTCAGTACCAAGTTAAAATCCTCCATAGTTAAAAGTTATTTTAAATATTATATCACGTACAGGATAAGTAATAAATTTTCCGTGCAATAGAAAAAGCAGAATTAGAAAAAGCAGAATTTTCCCGAAAAAGATAATTCTGCTTTAATTTCTGGCGGAGCAGGTGGGATTCGAACCCACGGGCCGCGAACGGCTAACGGATTTCGAGTCCGCCTCGTTATGACCACTTCGATACTGCTCCATATTAAGTTAATGGCTCTCCCGGCTCAATAAAAAGAACTTGTCCATCAGTTCTTTGCACTCATTGAATCTGACTCCGGCAGTAATGGAGAGATTATGGTTGAGTGCCTGAGACTGCCCGATCTGAAAGATGGAATTAATCCCACCATACTGCATATTAGGAGCTCCGTACACAAGTCTTGATATACGGGAACCCATAATTGCACCGGCGCACATAGGGCATGGCTCTATGGTAACATAAAGAGAACAACCCGTCAAACGCCAGCGGGACAGGAATTTTGAGGCACTTTTTATTACCTGTATCTCGGCATGGCCCGAGGGATCATTCATCGTTTCTTTGGTGTTATGGCCTATGGCAATGACAAAATCGTCAAGGGTCAGGACAGCACCGATTGGAACTTCTCCTGCGGACAATCCCTTCAGCCCTTCTTTAATGGCTAGATTCATATATTTTGTGTCATCCATTATAACCTCTGTTATAGAGCATTCGTAAATAACAATACTTTCTGTATTTTGCTAATCATAATTCGGGAGTGTAAAATAGTTTGTGTAAATCGGTATTGCATGAATCTACTTTATGCCCCATACTGGGGTAAACAAAGATAAGGACGGTAACAGAATGGCAAAGTGTAAAACTCCACCAACTACCCCAGGCGAGCAGATTGCTCAGCAAATCCTCAACAACTACGACATCAAGAGCGCGGAAGACGTACAGGACGTCCTGAAGCAGATTTTTGGCCCCATTTTTGAGTCCATGCTCAAAGGTGAGATGGAAAATCATCTCGGCCATAAGAAGCATGAGCGCTCCGAAGACGGTGACAATGTCCGGAACGGCTATTCATCCAAGACGCTCAAGACCTCTCTGGGCGAGGTTCCTATCCGCGTCCCTAGGGATCGCCAGAGTACGTTTGAACCGCAGATCATCAAGAAGCACCAGCGCGACGTTTCGTCCATCGAGGGCAAGGTACTGTCGATGTATGCCCGTGGCATGAGCCAACGCGACATCGCTGCAACCATCGAAGACATCTACGGCTTCCAGATGTCACATGAACAGATCTCCACCATCACAGGCTGCGTCATGGAAGAGGTCGAGGCATGGCGGAATCGTCCGCTCCAGTCGTTCTATCCATTTGCTTTCGTCGACTGCATCTACGTATCGCTGCGCACGGAGTATGGCGTCCAGCAGGTGGCCGTCTATGTCATGCTTGCCTATGACGTCAACGGCTGCAAGGATGTCCTTGGCCTCTGGATCAACGAGACGGAGAGCAAGCATGACTGGATGCAGATCTTCGACGAGCTGCGGGCTCGCGGCGTTAAGGATCTTGGCATCCTGTCCATGGATGGCGTGAGCGGATTGGAGGAAGGCGCCAAGGCTGTATTCCCGCATGCCACGGTTCAGCGCTGCATCGTACACCTCATCCGCAATTCCATCCGCTACATCCCACGCAAGCAGTGGAGTGCATTCACGAAGCAGCTGAAGCTCATCTATGGTGCCATCAACGTCAAGCAGGCCCGTCAGGAATTCGAGAAGTTCAAGACCGACTGGCAGGCTTATCCAGGCGCGGTCAGCGTATGGGAAAACAATTTCTCACACGTCGAGCAGCTCTATAACTATGGCAGTGCCGTGCGCAAGATCATGTACACGACCAATGCCATCGAGAGCGTCAACTCTAGCTTCCGCAAGGTGACCAAGAAAGGCGCTTTCCCCAACGAGGATGCAGTCTTCAAGATTTTCTACCTACGCATCCAAGAGCTCTATAAAAAATGGAAAGGTCGTCACGTCGCAAGCTGGGCGATGGTCCGGAACCAGCTGCTCATGGACGACAGGATGTCTCAGCTTATGCAGCAATACGATGTTGCTTATTGAATCGATTTACACAAAACTCTTGACACACCCCATAATTCTATAGTATGTAATATGGAAATAAATTACAAGTTAGTGTAGAATAAAAAAGAGATTTATATTTTAATTGGAGGGTAATTATAAATGGCAGAAGAAATCAGAGTGAACGGAAAAGCTGGCAAATTTGAACAGTACACACAGGAAAAGAACATGAATTTCTTCAATAAGAATGAACTTCATGATGAAGCAGGCACTGTTGTTTTCCAGTCTAACATTAAAGTAGAAGGCCAGACAATCCCTGTAGGAATCATTACCGATAACACGATTTATACGATTATCCGTGTTCAGGTAGGAAGCGGACTTGTAAAAGAAGGAAATAAGGCAAAATTCCTGGAATACATCAACAACCTGAACAGAAGCTATAAAGTATTCAAGTATGTGGCAGCTGAAGATGGTTCTTTGTTCCTTGATGCATGCCTGCCAAGCACAAATGAAAGCTTTGATGCTGACATCGTGCGCGTTGTCCTTGATGTTATTGTTGACCATTTGACACAGGAATACAAAAATATCATGAAGGAAGCTTGGGAATAAAAGAATAAGCTTATCAATGAAGGACCCCGGGGGAAGCGGGGTCTTTTATTATGCCGTTTTAATTTTGAGAATGATAATAAAAAATAGAAATTGAGAATAAAAGGTGATAGAATAAAAAGGAATATACTTGAACTGAGGAAATCATATGAATACGGATAAATACAAGTGGCATATTCTAAATTCCTTAAATAAGACGGAAACAGGAGTGCCTGAATTTTCCAAAAAATATAATATAACTGAAGAACTAGCTAAGATACTGATGAATCGCGGAATAGATGATGAGTCTAAGTTATCCCACTACCTATTTGATTCTGCTGCAGATCTGGGAGATCCATTCCTGATGAAGGGAATGCCTGAAGCAGTCGACAGGATTCTGCGCGCGATAGATGGCAGGGAGAAAATCGTTATTTATGGCGATTATGATGTGGACGGGATTACCTCGACATCGATTCTATACCGGGGGCTTAAGAGCCTTAAGGCCGATGTCGGCTTCTATATTCCTCATAGGGAATCTGAAGGATACGGGCTTAACGCGAAAGCTGTCGAAAAATTAGCCAATGATGGCTTTAAGCTGTTAATTACAGTGGACTGCGGGATCAGCTCGGCAGACCTGATCAAGGAATTCCAGGGGAAGATAGATATCATAGTTACCGATCATCACACGCCTCCGGAAAATCTTCCGCAGTGCATTGCGGTTTTGAATCCTCACCAGTCTGACTGCGGTTATCCATATAAAGAATTGGCGGGATGCGGCGTCGCATTTACTCTTTGCAGAGGACTCATGCTGAAAAAATATGGAGTCAGTTATACAGATAATATAGAACTGGCCGCTCTTGGCACTATAGCTGATGTAGTATCCCTGACAGGGGAGAATCGGATTATAGTTAAAGAAGGCATGAAAAGATTCTTGTCCACTCCGGTAAAGGGGCTTTTTGCTTTAATTCAGGCTGCCGGGCTTATAAAGGATACGACACAAAGCATTACTCATGCGGATCAGATTTCTTTCGGCCTTGCACCACGCCTCAATGCGGCCGGGAGAATATCGCATGCCAAAGAAGGCGTCGAGCTCATGATCACAGATTCGACGCAGGAAGCACAGCAGCTGGCTGAAAGGCTGTGCAGTACAAATGTCACGAGACGGGAAATAGAAAAAGACATCTGCACGCAGGCGGAAGAACGTATAAAACAATTAGGCATTGAAAAAGACATGGCGATCGTTGTAGACGGTCCTAATTGGCATCCGGGCGTTATCGGAATTGTAGCTTCCCGTATCCTGGATGAACTCCATCGCCCGGTTCTGGTGATTACTGTTAATGACGGGATCGGTAAAGGATCCTGCAGAAGTATACCGGCATTTAATATTTATGAAGCCCTCGCAGCGCAGTCAGATCTTCTGATCCAATTCGGAGGCCACAAAATGGCAGCCGGCTTTTCTATCAAGGCTGAGAATATTGAAGAGTTCCGGAAGCGGATGAATGAGTACGCAAAGGAACATCTGACAGAAGAAGACTGCATACCGGTTTTGGATATTGAAGAAGTGATTCCGGTAGAAAAATTAACGGTAGATTTCGTTAAGTCATTAGACTTATTGGAACCATGCGGCTGCGATAACCCAAAGCCTTTATTTGCTT harbors:
- a CDS encoding IS256 family transposase, producing MAKCKTPPTTPGEQIAQQILNNYDIKSAEDVQDVLKQIFGPIFESMLKGEMENHLGHKKHERSEDGDNVRNGYSSKTLKTSLGEVPIRVPRDRQSTFEPQIIKKHQRDVSSIEGKVLSMYARGMSQRDIAATIEDIYGFQMSHEQISTITGCVMEEVEAWRNRPLQSFYPFAFVDCIYVSLRTEYGVQQVAVYVMLAYDVNGCKDVLGLWINETESKHDWMQIFDELRARGVKDLGILSMDGVSGLEEGAKAVFPHATVQRCIVHLIRNSIRYIPRKQWSAFTKQLKLIYGAINVKQARQEFEKFKTDWQAYPGAVSVWENNFSHVEQLYNYGSAVRKIMYTTNAIESVNSSFRKVTKKGAFPNEDAVFKIFYLRIQELYKKWKGRHVASWAMVRNQLLMDDRMSQLMQQYDVAY
- the recJ gene encoding single-stranded-DNA-specific exonuclease RecJ, translated to MNRGIDDESKLSHYLFDSAADLGDPFLMKGMPEAVDRILRAIDGREKIVIYGDYDVDGITSTSILYRGLKSLKADVGFYIPHRESEGYGLNAKAVEKLANDGFKLLITVDCGISSADLIKEFQGKIDIIVTDHHTPPENLPQCIAVLNPHQSDCGYPYKELAGCGVAFTLCRGLMLKKYGVSYTDNIELAALGTIADVVSLTGENRIIVKEGMKRFLSTPVKGLFALIQAAGLIKDTTQSITHADQISFGLAPRLNAAGRISHAKEGVELMITDSTQEAQQLAERLCSTNVTRREIEKDICTQAEERIKQLGIEKDMAIVVDGPNWHPGVIGIVASRILDELHRPVLVITVNDGIGKGSCRSIPAFNIYEALAAQSDLLIQFGGHKMAAGFSIKAENIEEFRKRMNEYAKEHLTEEDCIPVLDIEEVIPVEKLTVDFVKSLDLLEPCGCDNPKPLFASNNIFVETARYIGADKRHFKCQLGKNSDLIDAIFWGAGEPQPCRAGDNINIVFEPEIHEWYGEHVQLICKDIRVDKKRIITRDFLADVYRKIRSILREPRLAEDVKRLLTEGTGFDAADIDIALAVFEELRLISRYNFDGEEFYQFQMVNKKMDLLSSSVYRRHMR